Proteins encoded within one genomic window of Streptomyces sp. NBC_01314:
- the arfB gene encoding alternative ribosome rescue aminoacyl-tRNA hydrolase ArfB yields the protein MSGPHVIRGSVSLPEAELMWRFSRSSGPGGQHVNTSDTQVELRFDLANTEALPEVWKARALERLAGRLVDGVVSVRASEHRSQWRNRETAAVRLAALLAEATAPPPRQRRATRIPRGINERRLREKKQRSDTKRGRTGRDWG from the coding sequence TCTCGCTTCCCGAGGCCGAGCTCATGTGGCGTTTCTCCCGGTCCTCCGGTCCCGGCGGACAACACGTCAACACCAGTGACACCCAGGTCGAGCTGCGGTTCGACCTCGCGAACACCGAGGCACTCCCCGAGGTGTGGAAGGCGCGGGCGCTGGAGCGGCTCGCGGGGCGGCTCGTCGACGGGGTCGTCAGCGTGCGGGCCTCCGAGCACCGTTCCCAGTGGCGCAACCGGGAGACCGCCGCCGTACGGCTGGCCGCGCTGCTCGCGGAGGCGACCGCGCCGCCGCCCAGGCAGCGGCGGGCGACCCGTATCCCGAGGGGGATCAACGAACGGCGGCTGCGGGAGAAGAAGCAGCGGTCCGACACCAAGCGGGGACGGACGGGGCGGGACTGGGGCTGA